The genomic stretch AAGATAACGCTTGTCGATAAGGGTGATCGATCGTATAATCTTTTAAAAACTGATCGACTTCTGTTTTGACAATGGATAAAGTAGAATTAAAAACTTGATAAGACATGACTTTTATCTCCTTTATTAGAAAAGCGATCGAAAATTTATTTAATAGCAATTCTCAGACTGAAAAGTTACAAAGTTCTTAGTTTTATATGTTAGGTAAACTAGAAAGATACACTTCATAAATCTAGGAAATGCTATAACTCGATCGTAGCGATTTTTTCTCAATTCGTCGGTACGTTATAGTACATTGTTATATTTTCTTAATCTTTAGCCTCGACGAGATCCAAGTAACCGCATAAATTCATCTTGCACTACTCGATAACATTCACAGGAAGTTTCTTCTAGTTGTTTGTGATCCAGAATGACTATTCTCCCACGGTTATAACGGATGATACCTCTATTTTGTAAAGTATTGGCGGCAATAGTAACTCCCGCACGACGCACACCTAACATATTAGAAATAAATTCTTGGGTTAACTCTAATTCATTAGTCAAAACACAATCATATACTGATAATAACCATCGAGCTAATCTTGCTTCAATTTTGTGTTGTCGATTACAAGCGGCACTTTGGGCAATTTGTGTTAATCGGGCTTGGGTATGGAGAAGTAATATTTTTTGTAATGCACCACCTTCTTTAAATTCACGAACTAATATACTGGATTTCATTTTTAGGCTTTTTCCCGACATTTGTAC from Geminocystis sp. NIES-3709 encodes the following:
- a CDS encoding Crp/Fnr family transcriptional regulator is translated as MISLVSIMENGSTTEIGLIGNEGMIGLPVFLGGEFTISRAIVQMSGKSLKMKSSILVREFKEGGALQKILLLHTQARLTQIAQSAACNRQHKIEARLARWLLSVYDCVLTNELELTQEFISNMLGVRRAGVTIAANTLQNRGIIRYNRGRIVILDHKQLEETSCECYRVVQDEFMRLLGSRRG